Proteins from a genomic interval of Salmo salar chromosome ssa14, Ssal_v3.1, whole genome shotgun sequence:
- the LOC106570634 gene encoding syndecan-3: protein MATTSLATPPAESAAPSSGVEDLGTTEEEDEDVYLSPDPTTSLLMETTTEEEVTTTATETKTTPIPETTAPPTTTGPAPTERSSSAPFRPRVPVTLPTKAAPSEKSTRPQLPSTTNNELGVNGPSGDFEIREEDRRQGNEVVGRGVEAGAEPDLIGNTINTGSSAAQLPQKNILERKEVLIAVIVGGVVGALFAAFLVMLLVYRMKKKDEGSYTLEEPKQATVTYQNPDKQEEFYA, encoded by the exons ATGGCAACCACCAGTTTGGCGACCCCTCCGGCGGAGAGCGCAGCGCCCTCTAGCGGCGTGGAGGACCTGGGCACCACAGAAGAAGAGGACGAGGATGTTTACCTGTCCCCAGACCCCACCACCAGTTTACTTATGGAGaccaccacagaagaagaagtgACCACTACTGCCACAGAGACAAAGACCACACCCATCCCAGAGACAACAGCTCCACCCACTACGACTGGCCCAGCCCCAACTGAGAGGTCAAGCTCCGCCCCCTTCAGGCCCAGGGTTCCTGTGACCTTGCCTACTAAAGCTGCACCCTCAGAGAAGAGCACACGTCCGCAGCTACCCTCtacgacg aataaTGAGTTGGGGGTTAACGGACCCAGCGGAGACTTTGAGATCCGTGAGGAGGACCGTCGCCAGGGCAACGAGGTTGTTGGGCGTGGCGTGGAGGCGGGAGCGGAGCCTGATCTGATTGGCAACACGATCAACACGGGAAGTTCTGCCGCTCAACTTCCTCAGAAGAACATCCTGGAGAGGAAGGAGGTCCTGATAG cGGTGATAGTGGGAGGTGTAGTGGGGGCTCTGTTCGCAGCGTTCCTGGTCATGCTGCTGGTGTACAGGATGAAGAAGAAAGATGAAGGCAGCTACACACTGGAGGAACCCAAACAGGCTACCGTCACCTaccagaaccctgacaaacaggaGGAGTTCTAtgcatga